From a region of the Fusarium verticillioides 7600 chromosome 9, whole genome shotgun sequence genome:
- a CDS encoding RNA polymerase II holoenzyme cyclin-like subunit — MSANYWHSTQCRFWSFTKEQLVTMRQKLEEDNAELVRMFPLPQQRHLYIYFNQQLIRLAKRLTIRQQSMATAQVYMKRFYSKVEIRRTNPYLVIATAIYLACKIEESPQHIRLIVTEARQMWGDLVAIDTSKLGECEFFMISEMRSQLIVFQPYRTITALRNELSLVDDEVQLARSVINDHFMTDLPLLYPPHIIAMVAILLALVLRPNNSGPGQSTSGAAAAAGLAAAQQALMRAQGQQAQGGMPEPAAAEPKEKRQQDRVSRVQKFAKWLVDSNVEIASMVDATQEIISFYECYEHYNDKLTREQINRFVKARGLDK, encoded by the exons ATGTCAGCCAATTATTGGCACTCGACACAATGTcgcttctggagcttcacCAAGGAGCAGCTCGTGACAATGCGAcagaagcttgaagaggaCAATGCCGAATTGGTGCGAATGTTTCCGCTTCCGCAGCAACGGCATTTGTACATATACTTTAATCAAC AACTGATACGGCTGGCGAAACGATTAACGATCCGACAACAATCCATGGCCACGGCGCAGGTCTACATGAAGCGATTCTACTCCAAAGTCGAGATTCGTCGAACGAACCCATACCTCGTCATAGCGACCGCTATATACTTAGCCTGCAAAATAGAAGAGTCTCCTCAACACATTCGACTCATCGTGACAGAGGCGCGACAGATGTGGGGAGATCTCGTGGCCATCGACACGTCCAAGCTGGGCGAGTGTGAGTTCTTCATGATAAGCGAGATGCGATCACAGTTGATTGTATTCCAACCGTATCGAACGATCACAGCATTGCGAAATGAACTATCGTTGGTGGACGACGAAGTGCAACTGGCTCGCTCGGTCATCAACGATCACTTCATGACAGACCTTCCGCTCCTATACCCTCCACATATTATCGCCATGGTTGCCATCCTActggccttggtgttgaggcctAACAACTCAGGTCCTGGCCAGAGCACTTCAGGAGCAGCCGCCGCAGCAGGACTGGCAGCCGCTCAACAGGCGCTGATGCGAGCACAGGGCCAACAAGCACAAGGCGGAATGCCCGAGCCCGCTGCTGCAGAACCTAAGGAGAAGCGGCAACAAGATCGGGTGTCGCGGGTGCAAAAGTTTGCGAAATGGCTGGTTGACAGCAACGTGGAGATTGCATCTATGGTGGATGCTACTCAGGAGATAATATCATTCTATGAGTGCTATGAACATTACAACGACAAGCTCACTCGCGAACAGATCAACAGGTTTGTTAAGGCAAGAGGCTTAGATAAGTGA
- a CDS encoding RNA polymerase II holoenzyme cyclin-like subunit — MSANYWHSTQCRFWSFTKEQLVTMRQKLEEDNAELVRMFPLPQQRHLYIYFNQQLIRLAKRLTIRQQSMATAQVYMKRFYSKVEIRRTNPYLVIATAIYLACKIEESPQHIRLIVTEARQMWGDLVAIDTSKLGESLRNELSLVDDEVQLARSVINDHFMTDLPLLYPPHIIAMVAILLALVLRPNNSGPGQSTSGAAAAAGLAAAQQALMRAQGQQAQGGMPEPAAAEPKEKRQQDRVSRVQKFAKWLVDSNVEIASMVDATQEIISFYECYEHYNDKLTREQINRFVKARGLDK; from the exons ATGTCAGCCAATTATTGGCACTCGACACAATGTcgcttctggagcttcacCAAGGAGCAGCTCGTGACAATGCGAcagaagcttgaagaggaCAATGCCGAATTGGTGCGAATGTTTCCGCTTCCGCAGCAACGGCATTTGTACATATACTTTAATCAAC AACTGATACGGCTGGCGAAACGATTAACGATCCGACAACAATCCATGGCCACGGCGCAGGTCTACATGAAGCGATTCTACTCCAAAGTCGAGATTCGTCGAACGAACCCATACCTCGTCATAGCGACCGCTATATACTTAGCCTGCAAAATAGAAGAGTCTCCTCAACACATTCGACTCATCGTGACAGAGGCGCGACAGATGTGGGGAGATCTCGTGGCCATCGACACGTCCAAGCTGGGCGAGT CATTGCGAAATGAACTATCGTTGGTGGACGACGAAGTGCAACTGGCTCGCTCGGTCATCAACGATCACTTCATGACAGACCTTCCGCTCCTATACCCTCCACATATTATCGCCATGGTTGCCATCCTActggccttggtgttgaggcctAACAACTCAGGTCCTGGCCAGAGCACTTCAGGAGCAGCCGCCGCAGCAGGACTGGCAGCCGCTCAACAGGCGCTGATGCGAGCACAGGGCCAACAAGCACAAGGCGGAATGCCCGAGCCCGCTGCTGCAGAACCTAAGGAGAAGCGGCAACAAGATCGGGTGTCGCGGGTGCAAAAGTTTGCGAAATGGCTGGTTGACAGCAACGTGGAGATTGCATCTATGGTGGATGCTACTCAGGAGATAATATCATTCTATGAGTGCTATGAACATTACAACGACAAGCTCACTCGCGAACAGATCAACAGGTTTGTTAAGGCAAGAGGCTTAGATAAGTGA
- a CDS encoding ATP-dependent RNA helicase HAS1 codes for MDFAGSKKRKFKDANGVKASKEKKSVTVLEKKSKKVKRTEPESREEPEDDSSNEAEEEALKEDGDESDEADEDAEDSKSGDEIEEEDTEDKAEDNTDLPDGGKLTLPPVAGAESQSFAELNLSEKTMKAINEMKFTKMTEIQRRGIPPSLAGRDVLGAAKTGSGKTLAFLIPVIEMLSSLRFKPRNGTGVIVVSPTRELALQIFGVARELMAHHSQTYGIVIGGANRRAEADKLAKGVNLLIATPGRLLDHLQNTPFVFKNLKSLVIDEADRILEIGFEDEMRQIIKILPKEDRQTMLFSATQTTKVEDLARISLRPGPLYINVDEEKQYSTVEGLEQGYVICDAEKRFNLLFSFLKRNLKKKIIVFFSSCACVKYHAELLNYIDIPVLDLHGKQKQQKRTNTFFEFCNAKQGTLICTDVAARGLDIPSVDWIVQFDPPDDPRDYIHRVGRTARGSNTKGRSLLILQPNEVGFLSHLKAARVPVVEYDFPKIINIQSQLEKLISSNYYLNKSAKDGYRSYLHAYASHSLRSVFDINKLDLAKVAKSFGFTVPPRVDITLGASMSRDKKHQGRRAYGSQPRQGQGNKFTR; via the exons ATGGATTTCGCCGGCAGCAAGAAAcgcaagttcaaggacgccaatggcgtcaaggcttcaaaggagaagaagtctgttACAGTTCTCGAAAAGAAATCAAAGAAAGTCAAGCGCACCGAACCTGAGTCCCGCGAAGAGCCCGAAGACGATTCTTCCAacgaggcggaggaggaggctctGAAGGAGGACGGAGACGAGAGCGACGAggccgatgaggatgctgaagACTCCAAGTCCGGAGACGAaattgaagaggaggataCCGAGGACAAGGCCGAGGACAACACAGATCTGCCCGATGGCGGAAAGCTCACATTACCTCCagttgctggagctgaaTCGCAATCCTTCGCAGAGCTGAATCTTTCTGAGAAGACCATGAAGGCCATCAATGAGATGAAGTTCACCAAGATGACTGAGATCCAGAGGAGAGGTATTCCTCCCTCGCTGGCTGGTCgcgatgttcttggtgctgcCAAGACTGGTTCTGGAAAGACTCTAGCCTTCCTTATTCCTGTCattgagatgttgagctcTCTGCGATTCAAGCCTCGCAATGGTACTGGTGTCATTGTTGTTTCCCCAACTCGCGAGCTGGCTCTCCAGATCTTTGGTGTTGCCCGTGAACTCATGGCTCACCACTCACAAACTTATGGTATTGTCATTGGAGGCGCAAACCGTCGCGCTGAGGccgacaagctcgccaaggGTGTTAACCTGCTTATTGCCACCCCTGGTCGTCTGCTTGACCATCTGCAAAACACACCTTTCGTTTTCAAGAACCTGAAGTCACTTGTTATTGATGAGGCGGATCGAATTCTTGAAATTGGTTTCGAAGATGAAATGCGACAGATTATCAAGATTCTCCCTAAGGAGGACCGACAGACAATGCTTTTCTCTGCTACCCAAACaaccaaggttgaggatctTGCCCGTATCTCGCTGCGTCCTGGTCCTCTGTACATCAATGTcgacgaagagaagcaaTACAGCACTGTGGAGGGCCTGGAGCAGGGTTATGTTATATGCGATGCCGAGAAGCGATTTaatcttctcttctcattcCTCAAGCGtaacctcaagaagaagatcattgtcttcttcagtAGTTGTGCTTGTGTGAAATACCACGCCGAACTCCTCAACTATATCGATATTcctgttcttgaccttcacGGCaaacagaagcagcagaagcgAACCAACACCTTTTTCGAGTTCTGTAATGCCAAGCAGGGTACTCTGATCTGCACTGACGTTGCCGCTCGTGGTCTCGAT ATTCCTTCTGTTGACTGGATTGTCCAATTCGACCCTCCAGATGACCCCCGCGACTACATTCACCGTGTCGGTCGAACTGCCCGAGGCAGTAACACCAAGGGACGGTCCCTTCTGATCCTTCAGCCCAACGAGGTTGGCTTTTTGTCGCACCTCAAGGCCGCCCGTGTTCCCGTCGTAGAATATGATTTCcccaagatcatcaacattcagtctcaacttgagaagctcatcagtTCAAACTACTACTTGAACAAGAGTGCCAAGGATGGTTACCGCAGCTACCTTCACGCCTACGCCTCTCACTCGCTGCGCAGTGTTTTTGATATCAATAAGCTGGATCTGGCCAAGGTCGCCAAAAGCTTTGGCTTCACAGTACCACCACGTGTTGACATCACCCTCGGTGCCAGCATGAGCAGGGACAAGAAGCATCAGGGACGCAGAGCATACGGCAGTCAGCCACGACAGGGCCAGGGTAACAAGTTCACCAGGTAG
- a CDS encoding hypothetical protein (At least one base has a quality score < 10), translating into MANPQPDIQSILAALASQRPTGTPTQTPPGAPNQAYPPPPASAQPAATYQPPPPNSSSYGAPGYNGLPAPSSSGNLDLSSIRPVNSGTFSIADAIAQAKAYAAEKGVTSYDRPLVYASESRGPDRGYNRSRSRSPARDEFRDGVNPYRDERRGGDRGSHGRGYGRDRSYSPGPRGRNFSPRGNNGRERSPLRGGDENSETIEIDSSLVGLIIGRQGENLRRIESESNCRVQFLAATDGGPHRLCKISGPRHRRAEVKDAINRIIDDSGMGALNRPEKPRDPNKGGAAALREGEDHMQIMVPDRTVGLIIGRGGETIRDLQERSGCHINIVGESKSVNGLRPVNLIGTREAAARAKDFIMEIVDSDSRGDAPPPVKRLGGGGAAPGSRHDGPQRDAGGSGGPDKINDAVYVPSDAVGMIIGKGGETIREMQNTTGCKINVAQSSGPGETQREIALIGSRDSIARAKLAIDEKVDAVRQKGSGPRGGGGSGRGHQDHDRPSYSQAQGSSAPTNQPPQPAPADGSDPYAQYGGYQNYLALWYQSLMYQQQQGGQGAPPSGAPAPGA; encoded by the exons ATGGCGAATCCTCAACCTGACATCCAGAGTATCCTGGCCGCACTCG CGTCGCAGCGGCCGACAGGGACCCCAACCCAGACACCACCCGGCGCTCCCAACCAGGCATACCCTCCCCCGCCTGCGTCGGCGCAACCTGCGGCCACATACCAGCCGCCCCCTCCAAACTCTAGCAGTTATGGTGCACCCGGCTACAATGGTCTCCCTGCGCCATCATCCAGCGGAAACCTCGACCTGAGCTCGATTCGACCTGTCAACTCGGGGACTTTCAGTATTGCCGATGCGATTGCTCAGGCCAAGGCTTATGCGGCCGAAAAGGGCGTGACATCCTACGATCGACCCCTTGTCTATGCCTCCGAATCACGAGGACCTGATCGAGGATACAACCGCTCAAGGTCACGATCACCCGCTCGCGATGAGTTCCGTGATGGTGTGAATCCGTACAGAGATGAGCGACGTGGCGGCGACAGAGGTTCGCATGGTCGGGGCTATGGTCGAGACCGTTCTTATTCGCCAGGCCCTCGAGGTCGGAATTTCTCCCCTCGGGGAAACAACGGACGCGAGAGGTCTCCCTTGAGAGGAGGTGATGAGAACTCGGAGACCATTGAGATCGATTCAAGCCTCGTAGGCCTTATCATCGGCAGACAAGGAGAGAATCTTAGACGCATAGAGTCTGAATCCAACTGCCGAGTCCAGTTCCTGGCCGCCACCGACGGTGGTCCGCATAGGCTGTGCAAGATCTCTGGGCCCCGGCACCGTCGTGCTGAAGTAAAGGATGCCATTAACCGTATTATTGACGACAGCGGAATGGGCGCCCTCAACCGCCCTGAAAAGCCTCGCGACCCCAACAAGGGCGGCGCTGCGGCTCTACGCGAAGGGGAGGACCACATGCAGATCATGGTCCCCGACAGGACTGTTGGCCTGATCATTGGACGTGGAGGTGAAACTATCCGCGACCTTCAAGAACGATCCGGCTGCCATATCAATATCGTTGGCGAATCTAAGAGTGTGAACGGATTGCGGCCTGTCAACCTCATCGGCACGCGCGAGGCTGCCGCCCGCGCCAAGGATTTTATCATGGAGATtgtcgacagtgacagtcGTGGCGACGCGCCGCCGCCTGTCAAAAGGTTgggaggtggaggagcagcTCCTGGAAGCCGCCATGATGGTCCTCAGAGGGATGCGGGAGGTTCTGGTGGTCCCGACAAGATCAATGATGCTGTATATGTCCCTTCAGATGCGGTAGGTATGATCATAGGAAAGGGCGGTGAGACGATCAGGGAGATGCAGAACACCACCGGATGCAAGATCAACGTTGCTCAGTCTTCTGGTCCTGGTGAGACTCAGAGGGAGATCGCCCTGATCGGTTCGCGAGATAGTATTGCGCGAGCTAAGCTTGCCATTGACGAGAAGGTGGATGCTGTG CGCCAGAAAGGCAGTGGCCCCCGTGGTGGCGGTGGCAGTGGCCGtggacatcaagatcatgacAGGCCCAGCTATtctcaagcgcaaggctCCAGTGCCCCTACTAACCAGCCTCCACAACCAGCTCCAGCTGATGGGTCCGATCCCTACGCCCAAT ATGGTGGTTACCAAAACTACCTCGCGCTGTGGTATCAATCCTTGATgtaccaacaacagcaaggcGGACAAGGTGCCCCCCCTTCTGGTGCTCCTGCACCCGGAGCATAA